In Cryptomeria japonica chromosome 1, Sugi_1.0, whole genome shotgun sequence, the sequence gagatgaaaatgataatgcaaataaatgcaactaatgtgataatgaataactgcaccttaatgcaattaaaggataatgaatgcatcttagGAATCGAGATGAAACTAAGTGGGTAAAAATGCACCTACGAAATGAATTCTAAATGAACTTAAAGGATAATGAAAGGAATGcatatttaatgttttttaaaatgAATGAATAAATGTTCTTGAtaacaaatgcacttaaatgaaatgcaagtaaatgacAACAAATGTACATGATGTGCTAAATGCCCTAATGTGATGAATAAatcaatgcacttaaatgaatatctaaatgaaTCGAAGTGTAACTAAACGATAATGAACTGAATGCAGTTGATGTAACCAACATGATAATGTCATGCcttcatgatatatgaatgcaaggtgttgagaatttgcagatgtggaatgcaaacgtgagatgatgtatcagaggaCTCTATCATGATTTTGCACCCAAGACAAATTATATTAGGTTCTTTCTCATATAAGCCTGAATTACTTGCATGCAAACAACTGATATGAacaatgaatgagcaaatggatgggtgatatgcaacataatgcaatatatatagatgagatggaatgacaatccatagagtattcatagttctttattttcctcatcaagcatggtagtatcattcttggctGAGGTAGCaagaaccaagtttgagcatttcacctgtaagtGAGCATTATAAATAAGCAAAAAGTGACCCTCCATTATGGTTCATGCgcaaatggtcaaggtatacgctgtagttagtaagccatagtgatccatgactatatttttgcatatgatcacgtagcttagtgaaattcccacgtagacaccaatAGTGCATGCCCCAAAATGTCATTGGAACAAATCCGTAgagaacaaacaaagaaaaagatatcaggagccATCCCGACtattctaatcacttgtggatatcctggagtagcgtacgaacctaatatgaataaataaataaataacaaacagaccaagtacttatcagcttaaacaaaattttcttgtcaaagaaaatgttaccatgtcttgtctgtgaggaaggatgcatccttgtgaagacaattgtgtgtagatttttcgattggttggttgatttgataagtgatcatcggttgagtagctcaaaatgtttgtttggtgtctattacgatgtgtatgtacaaggaataatatgcattgccatgtttttgattaatttttttgatgttttatcatgttttttgattttgtgagtgtttttaaatgtttttggtattatttccaacCAATTTTGAAtaaggaactcaatgaatcacaagtaatgtagaatccacttccatcaataggttaagagaatTTTCCCCAATTAGATGTTGCTATGAAAGCGggatgcaggacacatgaagtaataaccttgattgcagatcaataacaagccatggtttgaataacGGATGGATGGAtgtaatggatgtgatcgcaacaagtctgaaagaagaTGGAGCCATAATTTTATGAATGGTgattgtttactaggttttcaccaccatGCTTACCccaggtgccaccgaagtggttttcaccatttggatgcatgatctttctttactattttcttgaattttttgtattttcttcaagacattttctaaatgtttttggtattttctgatatagtGTGGAGCCTAATGCTCTGTGCAACTTTTGTATGAAACCTTTTGAGATGCATGCTTTTGATCGGATCGGCTAGCGGTTCCCCTTCTAAAGtggccaactaatatgccccagacccaaatacaacagtgataacatatggacccagccagttggattcaaacttgccttgatgttctctgtttggttggttgcgaggattctccctgagaacaagatcacctacctcaaactcaaatgtacgaggtttaacccgatgattatagcttcttctcatgcgctgttgataggcttttagatggttgtatgcagcttgtcgcctttcatcaagtagttccaagtcctgaagatgggagacccggtatgcttcatcatctatcaaattgtgcaaagagacccgtagagattgtatttcaacctcaataggtaggatggattctgctccatagactagtgagtagggagttgcatcTGTAGGGGTTAGAATGCTAGTGTGATACACCCATAGTGCgggatttaattgaatgtgccaatcatgaccagcatCATTGGTCGTCTTCTCGAAGATCtgtaatatgttcttatttgatgcttcggcctgaccattgccttgtgggtaatagggagtggaaaaatagtgttggatgtgaaacttctcacaaagctcacagacatcctgattttttaaaggaagcctgttatctgtgatgatggacatgggtacaccataccgacagatgatgtaattaaggatgaatgaggtgattttcttgtcagtgacttgggtaagtggaacaacttcgatctactttgtgaagtattcggtggcgataatgataaatttatggttgttggatgaagattgatgaattttacccacaaggtcaagtccccattgacaaaagggccatggtattATGATTTATTGCAATTCCTGTGCCAATGCATGTATCAaatctccgtgaacttggcacttctttcattttctgacaaaatagtaggagtctttttccatggatgaccaatagtatccaacgtgcatgatcttctttgctagcaaaggaccacttgagtgagccccacaaattccttcatgtacctcttccaaggcatttgttatctcatcttgtttcagacatcgaaggagagtaccatcaagacttcacttgtatagggtttcagcaatgatggtgtattgTGCGTTTTGGCGGATGAAAGTTTTTCGTTGGCTattggattggttaggaggaagtgtgtgatcgcggaggtaagtaaagaactcaccataccatggggatttagaaccgacaaggcaacatatcatttcaattTCGGGGATATCATatgcggggatccaaagctattctaccaagaattcgtagcgtgttgaattttgcggaagatccaagagagatgcaattgtatCCATTGCGTCggtagctcaattctgatctctaggtacttgctcaaatgtgatacttgtaaatgattctttgtaactatccaccattcttttatacagcacgagcttatcatccttagtttgatactccTCGGTGGCTTGTCAGATGACTAGCTGAGAttctccatatacctgtagctctttgagatgccattgtatagccaatccgAGTCTtgtgattaaggcctcatattctgctatattattggtgcatgggaaagtgagcctatatgactttgggatgttgtcaccttgaggtgtgatgaaaagaatgtctgcccctgagccatgtctggtatatgagccatcaaaatagagcttccaaggttgtgtagttgtgatcatgaagatcttttcatctggaaagttggaaacaagaggatggtcacctgcgaggggtgcatcggccaactgatctgcaatagcttgccccttgatagccttgcggtccacatactctatatcaaattcactcaagatcataagccatttggccaagtggcctgttaatgttgctttgctaagtaggtatttaagtggatcaattttggcgatgagttgtaccttgtttgttaacatgtagtgcctcgatttggtggctgccaagataattgctaggaaagctcgctcaataggtgtgtaattgagttcatagcctaccaatgtgcgagagatataatatacaacacattcttttccttctacattatgatGTGACAACAgtactcctaatgtcgtatttgtagctgaaatatatagcaatagaggcctacttggatctgatgggatcaacaatggtgtattcatgaggtagtctttaagcatttggaatgcttgctggcactttgtatcccattgaaagcggatatttttgtgtaattgatgcgtgaagggatgacacttatcagccaattgggcaatgaatctccgaattgattgtagctgcccttgtagtgtccttaactgactgatgttcttgggaggtggcatgtccatgattgctttgactttcgccagatctacttcaatgccttttcttgagataatgtatcctaggatCTTTGCCgatgttactccaaagacacacttctttggattaagacgtacatgatatttctctaatctgtcaaagatttgacccagtatttccagatgtccttctcttgttagggatttagcgagtaaatcatcgacataatatTCTATTAAggtgtgtatcatgtcatggaagatggtagtcatagctctttgatacgTTTCCCCTACATTTTTCataccaaatggcatcacattccaacagtaggttccccatgggcacgtgaaagcagttttgtgttgatcctctagagcaatcttaatttggttgtaccctgaaaagccatccataagagaaagcattgcatgacccgctgttagatcgacaatcatgtcgatgtttggtaagggaaagtcatctttagggcatgccttaTTCAAATTTCTAAAGTCTATACAGATACAAATGCCCCATTAGGCTTGCTAACAGGTACAAttttggagatccaatctgcataatcgattggtcgatgaaaccaacatctaagagctttttgagtttTGCCTCGACAAGAacaacaatctgtgggtgcatctttctgagcttttgttttaccggtttagctcCTTTTACCACGGTgcggtgatgcatgaccaaatcaggatctaagccaggcatgtctgcataagaccatgcgaagttgatttgacgcttctggaagaattccacaaattttggttctTCATCTAGAGTTAATAGAGATTCCacatgtatttggtgaggagtctcaagggtccccacattgaactcttttgtttcttcgattagGATCATCGATatctcctgatttgtactagaggggagaatgtcaaacctttcatcctcaagcatctcagagaggttttcacctttggatatgctctttattttcttttttgggatcaacaagtgtcatagtgtggttttcactagaagatccatgtttaattgtgatgtttttgcagctgaaaggtttggcatctaccccaaagtacgttgcgctattaagttcgatggcaaaGCCAGCTTTATGATCCTCTCTTGGTATGTGATCCCGTATTTCTAAAAAGTCGATgagcgcctcatcattttggaagtgatcaagacatgggggatttggctggttccagtcgatgagttcagggtgCATGATGGGCatgacctcatcgattaagttgagttcagaGGAGGTGTCAGTGAGgattaatatagatgagtgaagtttgTCAATGGTACTTTCCTTGTCAGGTTATGGTGTTGGATTTGATGTAGGACCTGTGGAAGGTGCTTCTTGCTCACGAACCCAAAAGGTTTTGatccatgcctctccataaactAGGATATCTTTACAAGGTGGTGGAGGCGATGTGTCTTCcttgtctgaagtatttagattcactgaatcaaattcccactcatgtgagtctgtctctgaatcactctctaacatccgattactataccaggctgggatgtcttttgaattgaagagtgtattggtTACGGGTTTGTGCTCTTTTGGAGATGGGATTGTTGGGGCTGCCGACAGGATTATCGGTGTTGTTGGTACAGTTAGTGCTAGTGTTGTTACGGATGGGATTATCAGTGTTGTTGATGCTGCTACTGGGATTATTGGTGGTGTTGGTACAGTTGGTGCTACTGTTGTTACGGATGGGATTATCAGTGTTGTTGATATTACTGTTgggattattggtgttgttggtacAATTGGTGCTACTACTGTTACAGATGGGATTAGTGGTGTCGTGGATGTTGTTGATGGCTTTGATGCTACTAAGGGGATTATCAGTTCTGTTGGTGCAGTGGGTTTTGTTGGTGCCATAGAGataatcaaggatggccttcttggAGTAACTGGTTGATACATGGGTTTGCTGGGcttacctttgaatctgagcttaggaagagattccttttgaaaacctactctagttttatctttgggtttcaactcaggttgtaagggctcgtgtcatccttgtttgcaatatcccaaagcactctggccatcatagcccattctttgcatgatagtgaggcctttgccatatttatcagtggGAAGCTTAGCCTATGGGATTTTTgtgttgatagggtctttgtagatccattctgccaggtcctcgtctctggtttcctcttcctgacttttactAGGGATGAACTACGCCAAAGTGCATGCTTGCTTAGCAagtggtggttgaagcaacttttgaggcttgccatgagttctaggggaggtgggtaattgcccaacacaaaagagttggctaagattatattccacAGGACCTTCCTcagtcattttcattttcaacttctcttgctttggtataggggtgattgagctggaaagagaggctggactaacatatgatgtggaagggatagcttctctgttgttaggtacgataatctctggttgatggttaatattgctacaatatgcaaatggatgtgtatcgccaaggattgtgatttctacaccattatggggaaacttgatacacaaatgataggtagatggaacagattgcatggaatgtatccaaggtcttcctaacaaaataTTTTATGgtaaaggaaggtccagaacttggcaGACAATATGCTTCACCATTGGCCCCAGTCTGATAGGTAATACAATAGCTCCTTTGGAAGaacactttgcatcatcataggccttaatggttatctttttgttgggATCCACCGATTCTACCACGTATCcgaatgttgtgaccaactgcaaggtgcatatgttCAAGCCGACTCCGttgtcaatcaagacttgcttgattctgtgttgtttacaaatccttcaatatgaagggatgcattatgtggttgttggaatgaagcattgtcactttcaaaaaaagtgaggcatggtgatgacctaagactaccaaccatggcttaaaattgatccatgttgaggttggcggggactgacgcttcttggagagcttgatccaatattGTTTTTTTGTGAAGGGGATAAgcgcaaaagctctaatatggacaTGAGTCTGGGTGttttatccaattgttccacaagattatattgcttgggcaggggtgtcattccttgtggtgttGCTCGAATGGTAATCTTGCTATGATGCATATAAAAattgcatgcaggatttggatctttgatggtgaggatTGCAACTTGTTCACCAGCATCATAGAGGTGATTCAAAGTATAATTAtaggcagcttgtgtataattagttttAGTATTTGTGTTTTTCCTGGAGGTGGAAGGActcctttgatcatgtgatggaagtggattcttgaacactAGATGATCGTCATTGGATGTGTTAGGGTCATgtacttcaatttcaatttctcctctattaataatatcttgaacaagatctttcagtcgatggcaattgctcgtcttatgtccttttccttggtggaattcacaatgttcattatctctccaccatggaggtttgacctgaggttcatagttagatgctttcggtaaggtcacaagattagaAGCGACCAATTGATGCAATATTGTTtggatgggttcccctaagggtgtgtatgtgtgttttggtttgtatttcttttgtcgttgtcttggttcttcttgcggCACATTGTGACCTTGATTTggtggatgagtgatggtgttgtttttaggagggggatttttccctgcaaacctgaccacaggttgtgcaatttttacgaTCCTTGCATCTACTATCCCATCATTAaaaattgggtttatcactattataacatggacgaggaccatctttgggttcattgtagattttgataagtccctttttgataagggctcgttcacattttaatccttgagtgatcatctcttcaaaggattctgtacccttcatgtctaaatggaattccatctcgtcattcaagttggaaatgaatatttccactagttcctgttcaagaaaatgaagagaatgtgtactagacagttgcctccaccgttgtaggaaaTCTAAGAACAACTCTCTTGGTTTTTGTTTGATGTTgcatagatctgccatggtaacatctcattctatgttatgtgaataatgagcgatgaatttttggactagttcctcaaatgttctaatgccacctagtaatcgggaaaaccattgtgtggttgtgcctcccaaactctgaggaaaaaggcatattagataggtgtcctcataggccacctccaaacaagctgaatgaaattttcgaacatgatctctagggtctcctttgcccctatacttttcaaacttgggtgtttcaaacccttgtgaaaaaggtggcatatgcatgttcctatcaaaaggatagggacaaatatcgttaagtgaaaatcgagtagtcttcacaccactattgagttgttgagtgaGATTTTCTACCTGTTGTCTCAATACAACTATGTTGTTCTGATGTCTGTCGTATTTGTGtggtatcaaagttagagggtagtttggcaccctcttgagcaagtctcagaaaatgagcgtctgcgttgtttctaaggatttcgtcaaagagtctattgaacttgggattgtgttgtgctctttctatatctttgggagttggagtgctaggatcttcatcatttgtgcctcctccaatggcttcttggaAATCGTTGAGATTTTCTTCTTCCTCGTCTTTGATATTTGGTTGccggtttctcattgatcttgtttgagccatgttgttTAAAATTTATgaggttggtgaaagtgattatgacttggtgatgaaatgtttgatggaagataagtgttttgtgaaatgttttagaagatggatctctaacgcTGAAGGTTGGATGTttaccaaagttctttgtgaattgctctttgTATTTTTAAcaatttgatgtgataaggtatagcaaggtttgagatgtgttacaaaccaagctgcctagcaatgagaggatgcactcataaactagttttaacctgtgtagaaatgcctcttaggatgatggaacctagatgtagaaacactataaaagtgatttgttggtttgattttgttggcatatgtgcagagtatgttgacatgatgatattgtgttgtcattgatgtcaatatgctgaagagagaaccagtaatatgttgaagagtgaaccggtaatatgttgaagagtgaaccggtttattgaagttaagcaactggcaaagtgaaccggtatatgtgcaaaaggtgaagcgatacatttgtccaagtgaaccagtatatggaatgttttct encodes:
- the LOC131036627 gene encoding uncharacterized protein LOC131036627 — translated: MGPPRRDGEGGAGGSGGAGGDGGATSGYGVGFDVGPVEGASCSRTQKSVLVTGLCSFGDGIVGAADRIIGVVGTVSASVVTDGIISVVDAATGIIGGVGTVGATVVTDGIISVVDITVGIIGVVGTIGATTVTDGISGVVDVVDGFDATKGIISSVGAVGFVGAIEIIKDGLLGVTG